The Cucurbita pepo subsp. pepo cultivar mu-cu-16 chromosome LG18, ASM280686v2, whole genome shotgun sequence nucleotide sequence CCTCTATCCCGATCTTCTCAAAGGTCCTTCGCACTCCCAAACCCTAATCGCAAGTGTTACTCCAAATCCGATTTTGTTAACTAATATTTCTTTGTCTGTTTATTTGTCTCTGTAGAGGCCAATGCGAAGGAAGCTGGTGAAGTTTCTAATAAACTGCAATCGACCAGTATCTCATCTGCTGCTGGTGATGGAGCTACTTCTTCAGGTTAACTTTTCGATTTTATTTATGTGCGCGCGCGTGTTTGCATCTATATGTGCAtagttatttttgtttttgttttgttgtaatTACCTGCTAGGTTCACTTGAAGATATTGAAAGCTACCGACCACAATGTTAATGTTCGctttatgattttgatttttttcgtGAAATTTCACCTCGCTAATTCTACTTAGTTAACTAAGAGGCCTCATCGGGTAGTGGACACTCAATTTCCTCTGCAGTGTTGGGTTTTGGCGGTAATTTTGCACGTTTGAGACCTTGGCCATTGAATTATCTTTTCCATGTTTTGGTCATGTGTGGAAAGatggaaataaaatgattatcatTTCGGGTACTTTGTGGAAGTCCTTATGTACGATTGGTCTGCCAAAGAGTTTTTGGGATCAATTCAATTGTTTGAGCTTGAGCGGACTTAACTTTGTGATCCTTTCATAGACTTGTCCTGATGTACCTACTTAGAGTTAGCGTTTCTAATATTGGATCTTTGCAGATTGTTGGAAATAGAACATTTGTAATGAGTATATGTATAGTTAATTGATCCCAAAATATATGGTTTTATCTAGTTagtcaaatttcttttatttcaaagACATTGCAGCAAGTAATCCCATTAATTTTTCCCCATTTTGCCAATTGGTTCACTTACCCCTATTCTCAAGGTAacatttgatttggttatctGACATCTTCTGACTGTATGGTATTTTATCTGACGTTGGCTTCtccataataattttatatttgtttggtCTCAACCTATGACTTATAGCTCTAGTCactcttttctcttttggtgGAGAAATACAGCGCCTAAGCAAGAGGAAGTGAAACGTCTTCCTGGTGgcaagataaagaaaaaagtaatttagttattaaactCAGTTCTGCTGTCACTCTTCAATAAGACGTTGACGGGATGGATCTAATTAGTTGGATGTTCATGTAGGAGAGGCAAGAAGTTATCATTGAGAAGGTTACTCGCAATAAGAGAAAGTGCATTACAACTGTAAAAGGGTTAGACCTTTTTGGTGAGCAATACTTTGTTTTCTATCCCTACTTGACATTTCTATTGTtacattaattttcaataacagTGTCTGTAACTGTTTTTAGGAGTTAAACTAAGTGATGCTTCAAAGAAACTTGGAAAGAAGTTTGCTACTGGGGCCTCTGTGGTTAAGGTTATTCACTTCTGGTGTCATGACTCAAGTGTCTTTCTACTGTTGATGCTTCTTGATATCTTATCGTCTGCTTAATGCTTGGTTTTAGGGGCCAACTGAGAAAGAGCAAATTGATGTTCAAGGGGACATATCTTATGACATTGTGGATTTCATCACCGAGACTTGGCGTGATGTAAGATACTTAtccttattaattttttagggATAAAAGAATAAACCAGCCCCCCATTCATCTGAACTCTATACATCACTGTACTTGAATAGGGTTAATGATTTCTAGTATGAGCAGCTCATAAATTATACCATATCGTTGGTTTTAATAAACGTTGACACTTTCAACTTCTGGTGATATAAATAAGGTTGGCACTATTTGTTTTTCTGTAAAGGGTCTACGTGTTCAATTATATTTCTCCATTATCAAGTGATTCTAAAATCGTAACAATTTTGTGATTAACACTCCCATCTCTCAATAGGCCCATCCTCCACTGTGATGTTATGCTTGTCTTGTTCTCccaccctctctctctctaaaattttgcTGGATCTTGGCATCAATTAAGCATTTGAAGTTGGTGTCAGTTTGTGAATGGGTAGTCTCCTTCCTCAACCCTCTTTAAGAATTGGTTGAGTGGATTGGGACTATAAATATTAGCAGTTTGGTCCTTTTAGACTCTAGTATGACACGTTCCCATCGCATTGGACAAAATCTTTGTCTAAGCTTTAAGTTTTAATCTTTAACTttgcttttattattttcataatccTGTCAAATTCATTGACTTAATTCTTACCCCTCTGCTTTCTGATTTGTAGTTGTCCATGTTCTTATGATCTACTACCTGTTTTGGGGTTCActacctacattttttatttcataaattttaacgacaacttttagaaataaatctcaaaattttcatggaTGGTCACACATACTTATGCATGTGATGGAGGAGAGGAATAATAGGAAATTGAGAGGGGTTAGGAGGGGCTCTTGTGATGTCTTGTCCCTCGTTAGGTTTTATGTTCCTCTTTAGGTGTCGATGACGAAGTCTTTTTGTCATTACTCTTTAGGTCTCATTTTACTTGCTTGGAGCCCAGTTCTTTAGCTGGACTGTTGCACCACATCCCTAGGATTCAAATCAAGATTTGACATGTAATGACCCCAACATTCTCCTATTCTAAGAGTGAAGTCTACGGTGTCCTTctagcatgttttgttctcactcacatgcatcctgGGAAAATTTCCaagaggtcacccaacatagaattactccaagaaaaacacgtttaaccttggagtttctatgattgagccattGAAGGTGcatcttgttggtataggtagtgactttcaattcttttaagccttTCTTAGCTAACCTATCCTCAGAGTCTCTCTCATTCGGATGTGatcttggttcattcatgtacccctccttactcgggtgtcacatGCCCACT carries:
- the LOC111780060 gene encoding translation machinery-associated protein 22-like, whose amino-acid sequence is MADKPQPVRVLYCPVCSLPAEYCEFGPDFEKCKPWLIQNAPDLYPDLLKEANAKEAGEVSNKLQSTSISSAAGDGATSSAPKQEEVKRLPGGKIKKKERQEVIIEKVTRNKRKCITTVKGLDLFGVKLSDASKKLGKKFATGASVVKGPTEKEQIDVQGDISYDIVDFITETWRDVPETAIFFIEDGKKVPAA